In Thermococcus chitonophagus, the genomic stretch GGTTCTCCTCCCGTATATGGGGGATCTTGCTGAAAGGATCCCCTCCATAAAGGAAACAAGGGAACCACAGAGAATTAGCATGATCTTTGTCTTCGAGAGATGCAGATCCCAGTACTTCTGGAGAACGCTGAGAAAGTCCTTTTGCGATTTGGCTATGTACTGAACCTCATCTATTGCCACAACAAGTCTCTTGGAGCTTTTTCCAGCGAGATACGTGAAGAATGCTCCCCAGCTTCTCAGAGGATTTTCTCTAAGGAGGGGATCGTCAAAGTACCCCGCAAGCCTCTCGGAGAAGTCTTCCAAAACCGTTTCACTTTCTTCCGCCAGCAGATAAACTCCGCCGACCTCAGATAAAAATCTCTGCAAAAGGTACGTTTTCCCAATCCTCCTCCTGCCGTAGATAATTATAAGCTCGGGCTTTTCGGAACTCCATCTCCTCCTGAGGAACTCAAGTTCCTCCTCCCTATCAATGAACATACTCACGAGTATCATACTCTAGAGTAGGAATCATTGCTTATAAGTTTTTGCACGTGGGTTTATGTAGGGCCTAAGACCATGTCTCCGACAAACTCATTAGTAAATCCTCCACATATATAGGAGGAGCACGAAATAGTTCATATTGACAGCTTCAGCATTGGCGAGAGTATGCAATATCTCAGGGAGGGCTTCGCAGAAGTTAGAATAAGTGTCCAGAAGAAGAAATAGAAGAGGCCATTGAAGTCCTTGATTGCGTCGTTGGATGGCTCAGAGAGTATGGGTGGTGTAGGTATCGCGGAAGAACGCATGGTGTCGCAATAGATTATGTGTTCCAAAAAGCAAAGTACTCGCCTAGATGCCTTAGAATAGCCCTGGCAATTTCAGAAGGCTACAATACACGGTCATCAATAAAGACATGTTTACGGTACAACTTTAAGAAACTTAACTCGTTTAAAATCCTTATCGAATGTTGCAATATTCTTTATTCCATAGTGCCTGCAAGTTATTGCAATTAATGCGTTATTAGGTAGGAGTTTATACTTTTTCATGACTTCCCTCCATTCACTGACCTCTTGATAGTCAGGCAAGATTGTAATACCTCTATTATCAAATATAACTTTTAGATCCTCTTTGAAGGGCCCGCAACCCTTTTCGGAGATAAAATTTTCTTAAATCAAAAGACCTCCTTGCCCCATACTTATCTCGTGAAAACTCCACGAGCCATCTCGTCTTCCCAATCCTCCTCCTTTCGTATATGACGACAAATGATGGAGTGTTTTTCCATTCCCTCTCCAATATT encodes the following:
- a CDS encoding PIN domain-containing protein gives rise to the protein MSEKGCGPFKEDLKVIFDNRGITILPDYQEVSEWREVMKKYKLLPNNALIAITCRHYGIKNIATFDKDFKRVKFLKVVP